One window from the genome of Pseudomonas frederiksbergensis encodes:
- the dbpA gene encoding ATP-dependent RNA helicase DbpA gives MLANLESLGYAQMTPIQAQSLPVILKGMDLIAQAKTGSGKTAAFGIGLLNPINPRYFGCQALVICPTRELADQVAKEIRRLARAEDNIKVLTLCGGVSFGPQIASLEHGAHIIVGTPGRIQQHLRKGSLVLDGLNTLILDEADRMLDMGFYDAIEDIIQQTPERRQTLLFSATYPVGIKQLASKFMRDPQQVKAEAFHSDAQIEQRFYEISPEERMDAVVKVLAHFRPASCVAFCFTKQQVQETVDHLTAKGISAVGLHGDLEQRDRDQVLAMFANRSTSVLVATDVAARGLDIDALDMVINVELARDSEIHIHRVGRTGRAGEKGIAISLVAPSEAHRAQAIEQLQKAPLSWDQLDNLKPQGGGPLLPAMSTLCIGAGRKDKVRPGDILGALTGEAGIPGAQVGKIAIFDFQAYVAVERGIAKQALQRLNDGKIKGRSLRVRIL, from the coding sequence ATGCTGGCTAACCTCGAATCACTCGGTTATGCCCAGATGACGCCGATCCAGGCGCAAAGCTTGCCGGTGATCCTCAAGGGTATGGACCTGATCGCCCAGGCCAAGACCGGCAGCGGCAAGACCGCAGCCTTCGGCATCGGCCTGCTGAACCCGATCAACCCGCGCTATTTCGGCTGCCAGGCCCTGGTGATATGCCCGACCCGTGAGCTGGCCGACCAGGTCGCCAAGGAAATCCGCCGCCTGGCCCGTGCCGAAGACAACATCAAGGTCCTGACCCTGTGCGGCGGCGTGTCCTTCGGCCCGCAGATCGCCTCCCTCGAACACGGCGCCCATATCATCGTCGGCACGCCAGGCCGGATCCAGCAGCACCTGCGCAAGGGTTCGCTGGTGCTCGACGGCCTTAACACGCTGATCCTCGACGAAGCCGACCGCATGCTCGACATGGGTTTTTATGACGCCATCGAAGACATCATCCAGCAGACCCCGGAACGCCGCCAGACGCTGCTGTTCTCCGCCACTTACCCGGTGGGCATCAAGCAACTCGCCTCCAAGTTCATGCGTGACCCGCAGCAAGTGAAGGCCGAGGCATTCCACTCCGACGCGCAGATCGAGCAACGCTTCTACGAGATCTCCCCCGAGGAGCGCATGGACGCGGTGGTCAAGGTGCTGGCGCATTTCCGTCCGGCCTCTTGCGTGGCGTTCTGCTTCACCAAGCAGCAGGTCCAGGAAACCGTCGATCACCTGACGGCCAAGGGCATCTCTGCCGTGGGCCTGCACGGCGACCTGGAACAGCGTGACCGCGACCAGGTGCTGGCGATGTTCGCCAACCGCAGCACCTCGGTGCTGGTGGCCACCGACGTGGCGGCCCGCGGCCTGGACATCGATGCCTTGGACATGGTGATCAACGTCGAGCTGGCCCGCGACTCGGAAATTCACATCCACCGTGTCGGCCGCACCGGTCGCGCCGGTGAGAAAGGCATCGCCATCAGCCTGGTGGCGCCGTCCGAAGCCCACCGCGCCCAGGCCATCGAGCAACTGCAGAAGGCGCCGCTGAGCTGGGACCAACTGGACAACCTCAAGCCCCAGGGCGGCGGCCCGCTGCTACCGGCCATGAGTACGCTGTGCATCGGCGCCGGGCGCAAGGACAAGGTCCGCCCCGGCGACATCCTCGGCGCCCTGACCGGCGAGGCCGGCATCCCTGGCGCCCAGGTCGGCAAGATTGCGATCTTCGATTTCCAGGCCTACGTGGCGGTGGAACGCGGCATCGCCAAACAGGCCCTGCAACGCCTGAACGATGGCAAGATCAAGGGCCGGTCGTTGCGGGTGCGGATCCTCTGA
- a CDS encoding NAD(P)/FAD-dependent oxidoreductase has translation MRSTEVVIIGAGAAGLMCALTAAGRGRQVMLLDHANKAGKKILMSGGGRCNFTNMYTEPGNFLSQNPHFCKSALARYTQWDFIALVAKHGVPYHEKKLGQLFCDNKSSDILGLLLEECDQAGVNLHLDTSIEQIEKTEGGYQLQTTLGPVACQSLVIATGGLSIPTLGATGFGYQVAKQFGHQLLPTRAGLVPFTITDQLKALCTELSGTSVDCLVSCNDQSFRENILFTHRGLSGPAILQISSFWEPGDTVQINLLPDHDVPQWLQQQQAERPNSELKTLLGELFTKKMANLLADTWFASKPMKQYTHAELADIAEKLASWNVVPAGTEGYRTAEVTLGGVDTREVSSKTMESLKSPGLYFIGEVLDVTGHLGGFNFQWAWASGYAAAQYV, from the coding sequence TTGCGCTCTACCGAAGTCGTGATCATTGGCGCTGGCGCCGCGGGCTTGATGTGCGCGCTGACCGCTGCCGGACGCGGGCGCCAGGTAATGTTGCTGGACCACGCCAACAAGGCCGGCAAGAAAATTCTCATGTCGGGCGGTGGGCGCTGCAATTTCACCAACATGTACACCGAGCCGGGCAATTTCCTCTCGCAGAACCCACACTTCTGCAAATCCGCCCTGGCCCGCTACACCCAGTGGGATTTCATCGCGCTGGTGGCCAAGCACGGTGTGCCCTATCACGAGAAAAAGCTCGGCCAGCTGTTCTGCGATAACAAGTCCAGCGACATCCTTGGCCTGCTGCTGGAAGAATGCGACCAGGCCGGCGTCAACCTGCACTTGGATACCTCGATCGAGCAGATCGAAAAGACCGAGGGCGGCTATCAATTGCAGACCACCCTTGGGCCCGTCGCCTGCCAGTCCCTGGTGATCGCCACCGGCGGGCTATCGATCCCGACCCTGGGCGCGACCGGTTTCGGCTATCAAGTAGCGAAGCAGTTCGGCCATCAACTGTTGCCGACCCGCGCCGGGCTGGTGCCGTTCACCATTACCGATCAGCTCAAGGCACTGTGCACCGAGCTGTCGGGTACATCGGTGGATTGCCTGGTGAGCTGCAACGACCAGAGCTTTCGCGAGAACATCCTGTTCACCCATCGCGGCCTGAGCGGCCCGGCGATCCTGCAGATTTCGTCGTTTTGGGAGCCAGGGGACACGGTGCAGATCAACCTGCTGCCCGACCACGACGTGCCGCAATGGCTGCAACAGCAACAGGCCGAACGCCCCAACAGTGAGCTGAAGACCCTACTGGGCGAGCTGTTCACAAAGAAAATGGCCAACCTGCTGGCAGACACCTGGTTCGCCTCCAAACCGATGAAGCAGTATACCCACGCGGAACTGGCGGACATCGCCGAGAAGCTGGCGAGCTGGAACGTGGTTCCGGCCGGCACCGAAGGCTACCGCACCGCCGAAGTCACCCTTGGCGGCGTCGACACCCGTGAAGTGTCGTCCAAGACCATGGAGTCGCTGAAAAGCCCGGGGCTGTATTTCATTGGCGAGGTGCTGGACGTCACCGGGCACCTCGGCGGGTTCAATTTCCAATGGGCCTGGGCTTCGGGGTATGCGGCGGCGCAGTACGTCTGA
- the yccS gene encoding YccS family putative transporter has protein sequence MSSTSFSQSLRRLWALDKFSYSVRVFIALTGSMGLCWYLDEMALLIPLFLGIIASALAETDDSWQGRLNALAVTLVCFSVAALSVELLFPYPILFIVALALAAFGLTMLGALGERYGAIASATLILSVYTMIGVDQRGGAVTDFWHEPLLLVAGAAWYGLLSVLWQALFSNQPVQQSLARLFRELGRYLKLKSLLLEPVRQLDIEARRLELAQQNGRVVAALNSAKEIILHRVGNGRPGSKVSRYLKLYFLAQDIHERASSSHYPYNALAEAFFHSDVLFRCQRLLRQQGKACQALAESIQLRQPFVYDDSFADALNDLHASLEHLRIQSNPAWRGLLRSLRALSVNLGTMDRLLSDASNPDALADATDSSLLDRSPRNLKDVWLRLRTQLTPTSLLFRHALRLPLALSVGYAMVHLIHPSQGYWIILTTLFVCQPNYGATRRKLGQRIIGTAIGLTVAWALFDLFPNPLVQSCFAIVAGVIFFTNRTTRYTLATAAITIMVLFCFNQVGDGYGLLLPRLFDTLLGSLIAGLAVFLFLPDWQGRRLNKVLANTLTCNSIYLRQIMQQYAAGKSDDLAYRLARRNAHNADAALSTTLANMLMEPGHFRKEADVGFRFLVLSHTLLSYLSGLGAHRGTELPTEVREYLIDGAGVKLAASIDEIAQGLASKQPIAIQSDEEEALASKLEQMPDEIDEGQRLVQTQLALICRQLGPLRTLAAHLIKDTSGA, from the coding sequence ATGTCATCGACCTCGTTTAGCCAATCACTGCGTCGCCTTTGGGCGTTGGACAAGTTCAGTTATAGCGTGCGGGTGTTCATCGCCCTGACCGGCAGCATGGGCCTGTGCTGGTACCTGGATGAGATGGCGCTGCTGATTCCCCTGTTCCTGGGCATTATCGCCAGCGCCTTGGCCGAGACCGACGACAGTTGGCAGGGCCGTCTCAATGCGCTGGCGGTGACATTAGTGTGCTTCAGCGTTGCCGCGCTGTCGGTGGAATTACTGTTTCCCTACCCGATCCTGTTCATTGTCGCCCTGGCGTTGGCGGCATTTGGCCTGACCATGCTCGGCGCGCTGGGTGAGCGTTATGGGGCGATTGCCTCGGCGACCCTGATTCTCTCGGTCTACACCATGATCGGCGTGGACCAGCGCGGTGGCGCGGTCACCGATTTCTGGCATGAACCCTTGCTCCTGGTGGCGGGCGCCGCCTGGTACGGCCTCCTCTCGGTGCTGTGGCAAGCGCTGTTTTCCAACCAGCCCGTGCAGCAGAGCCTGGCGCGCCTTTTCCGTGAGCTGGGGCGCTACCTGAAGCTCAAGTCATTGCTGCTCGAACCGGTCCGCCAGCTGGACATCGAAGCGCGACGCCTGGAGCTGGCCCAGCAGAACGGCCGGGTGGTCGCCGCACTCAACAGTGCGAAGGAAATCATCCTGCACCGCGTTGGCAATGGCCGGCCGGGTTCGAAAGTCAGCCGCTACCTGAAACTCTATTTTCTCGCGCAAGACATCCATGAACGCGCGAGCTCTTCCCATTACCCCTATAACGCGCTGGCCGAAGCCTTCTTCCACAGCGATGTGCTGTTCCGCTGCCAGCGCCTGCTGCGCCAACAGGGCAAGGCCTGCCAGGCACTGGCCGAGTCGATCCAACTACGCCAACCGTTCGTGTACGACGACAGCTTCGCCGATGCCCTGAACGATCTGCATGCGTCCCTTGAACACCTGCGCATCCAGAGCAACCCGGCCTGGCGCGGGTTGCTGCGCTCGTTGCGGGCGCTGTCGGTGAACCTGGGCACGATGGACCGCCTGCTCAGCGACGCAAGCAACCCCGACGCCCTGGCCGATGCTACCGATAGCAGCCTGCTGGACCGTTCTCCGCGCAACCTCAAGGACGTCTGGCTACGCCTGCGCACACAACTCACCCCCACTTCGCTGTTGTTTCGCCATGCCCTGCGCCTGCCGCTGGCGCTGAGCGTCGGCTACGCCATGGTGCACTTGATCCACCCTTCCCAGGGCTACTGGATCATCCTCACCACATTGTTCGTCTGCCAACCCAACTACGGCGCCACCCGACGCAAGCTCGGCCAGCGGATCATCGGCACCGCCATCGGCCTGACGGTGGCCTGGGCACTGTTCGACCTGTTTCCCAACCCGCTGGTGCAATCGTGCTTCGCCATCGTCGCCGGCGTCATCTTCTTTACCAACCGCACCACCCGCTACACCCTCGCGACTGCCGCGATCACGATCATGGTGCTGTTCTGTTTCAACCAGGTGGGCGACGGCTACGGACTGCTGTTGCCACGGCTGTTCGATACCTTGCTGGGCAGCCTGATTGCCGGGCTGGCGGTGTTCCTGTTCCTGCCTGACTGGCAAGGTCGGCGGCTGAACAAAGTGCTGGCCAACACCCTGACCTGCAACAGCATCTATTTGCGGCAGATCATGCAGCAATACGCGGCAGGGAAAAGCGATGACCTGGCCTATCGCCTGGCCCGGCGCAACGCCCATAACGCCGACGCGGCGCTGTCCACCACGTTGGCGAACATGCTGATGGAGCCTGGCCATTTCCGTAAGGAAGCCGATGTCGGGTTCCGCTTCCTGGTGCTCTCCCATACCCTGCTCAGCTACCTGTCGGGCTTGGGCGCCCACCGGGGCACTGAGCTACCGACTGAGGTGCGCGAGTACCTGATCGACGGCGCGGGCGTAAAACTGGCGGCCAGCATCGATGAAATCGCCCAGGGGCTGGCGAGCAAACAGCCGATCGCCATCCAGAGTGACGAAGAAGAAGCCCTCGCCAGCAAGCTTGAGCAAATGCCCGATGAAATCGACGAAGGCCAGCGGCTGGTGCAGACGCAACTGGCATTGATCTGCCGCCAGTTGGGGCCGTTGCGCACCTTGGCGGCGCATCTGATCAAGGACACCAGTGGGGCTTGA
- a CDS encoding substrate-binding periplasmic protein — translation MPRLHRALALVGLLLLSHHACAQKLRLVADAWPPFTDSTLVNGGLATDIVTTALARAGYASDFEQVPWARAMLGIGEGRYDVLINAWYAEDRTHIGQFSAEYLVNRVRFIKRKDAAIEFDNLQQLYAYPIAVVRGYAYAKAFDEDAQMQKVPVHNFAMAVRMLAADRVKLTLEDEYVARYYLAHESPKVRNAVEFLPKPLSENSLHILVSLKNPEHEQIVAGFDREIAAMKADGSYQRLLKAHGM, via the coding sequence ATGCCGCGATTGCATCGAGCTCTTGCTTTGGTCGGATTGCTGTTGCTGAGCCACCACGCTTGCGCGCAGAAATTGCGTCTGGTCGCGGATGCCTGGCCACCTTTCACCGATTCGACGCTGGTCAATGGCGGCTTGGCCACCGACATCGTCACCACTGCGCTGGCGCGGGCCGGTTATGCCAGCGACTTCGAGCAGGTGCCCTGGGCCCGGGCGATGCTGGGTATCGGCGAAGGGCGCTATGACGTGCTGATCAATGCCTGGTACGCCGAAGACCGCACCCATATCGGTCAGTTTTCCGCAGAGTACCTCGTCAATCGCGTGCGCTTCATCAAGCGCAAGGACGCGGCCATCGAGTTCGACAATCTCCAGCAGCTGTACGCCTACCCCATCGCCGTGGTGCGCGGCTACGCCTACGCCAAGGCGTTCGATGAGGATGCGCAGATGCAGAAGGTCCCTGTGCATAATTTCGCGATGGCCGTGCGCATGCTGGCCGCCGACCGGGTGAAGCTGACCCTGGAGGATGAGTACGTCGCCCGTTACTACCTGGCCCATGAGTCCCCCAAGGTGCGCAATGCCGTGGAGTTCCTGCCCAAGCCGTTGAGCGAAAACAGCCTGCACATCCTGGTCAGCCTGAAGAACCCCGAGCATGAGCAGATCGTGGCCGGCTTTGATCGCGAGATCGCGGCGATGAAGGCCGATGGGAGTTATCAGCGGCTATTGAAGGCGCATGGGATGTGA